The following coding sequences are from one Chitinophagaceae bacterium window:
- a CDS encoding sugar kinase has product MSLVVVGTVAFDALETPFGKTDKIVGGAATYISWAASFLYKPIKMISVVGDDFPTDMIASFQQRGISTEGLQIKKGEKSFFWSGKYHMDMNTRDTLATELNVLEHFDPIVPESYADCKYLMLGNLTPQVQKQVIERMPKRPELIVLDTMNFWMDSQREALDEVISMVDVLTINDEEARQLSGEYSLVRAAQKILRKGPKYLVIKKGEHGALLFHKNEVFFAPALPLEDVFDPTGAGDTFAGGFLGHIAASGDISFKNMKRAIVYGSAMASFCVEKFGLERMQQLDEKQINNRIQEFVDLVQFDISIV; this is encoded by the coding sequence ATGAGTTTAGTTGTAGTTGGAACGGTCGCTTTTGATGCACTGGAAACACCTTTCGGAAAAACAGATAAAATTGTCGGTGGCGCAGCAACCTACATCAGTTGGGCCGCTTCCTTTTTATATAAACCTATTAAAATGATTTCTGTCGTGGGAGATGATTTCCCAACCGACATGATAGCTTCTTTTCAGCAAAGAGGTATATCGACAGAAGGCTTGCAAATAAAAAAGGGAGAGAAGTCTTTTTTCTGGTCCGGTAAGTATCATATGGATATGAATACCCGCGACACTCTGGCGACTGAATTAAACGTATTGGAACACTTTGACCCTATTGTGCCGGAAAGTTACGCAGACTGTAAATATTTGATGCTGGGCAACCTCACCCCGCAAGTCCAAAAACAAGTTATTGAACGCATGCCCAAAAGACCGGAACTTATCGTTCTGGATACAATGAACTTTTGGATGGATAGTCAACGGGAAGCTTTGGACGAAGTTATCAGCATGGTTGATGTGTTGACAATAAATGATGAGGAAGCCAGACAACTTTCAGGAGAATACAGTTTGGTAAGAGCCGCTCAAAAAATACTTAGAAAAGGGCCTAAATATCTGGTAATAAAGAAAGGAGAACATGGCGCTTTACTTTTCCACAAAAACGAGGTTTTCTTTGCTCCTGCATTGCCTCTCGAGGATGTTTTTGACCCAACCGGTGCCGGTGACACCTTTGCCGGTGGATTTTTGGGACACATTGCCGCTTCCGGTGACATCTCATTTAAAAACATGAAGCGGGCAATCGTTTATGGTTCTGCTATGGCTTCTTTTTGTGTTGAAAAATTTGGACTGGAAAGAATGCAACAACTTGATGAAAAACAGATTAATAATCGTATACAGGAGTTTGTTGACCTGGTTCAGTTTGATATTTCAATTGTTTAA